From a single Paenibacillus sp. FSL R5-0345 genomic region:
- a CDS encoding ABC transporter substrate-binding protein, translating into MKKGIKNQLSMGLILSLLVLLLAACGNSAKAEETTNGNAGTKELSLTEIENKAKEEGSVISVGMPDSWANWKDTWSDMSSKYGLTHSDTDMSSAEEIAKFDAEKDKPTADIGDVGIAFGSVAVDKGVTQPYKTSYWDEIPDWAKDKDGNWIVGYQGTISFLTNTKLVANPPKSWEDLKNGSYKIIVGDVTKAAQAQMAVLAAAIAFGGDESNIEPGIAFFEDLAKKGRLSNAEASLANIEKGEVEVTLLWDFNALNYRDQINKDGFAVAIPKEGSVVSGYATIINKYALHPNAAKLTRQYILSDEGQINLAKGYARPIRDSVTLPDDVAAKLLPKEEYVNAKPVGDYKVWEETAKTIPQLWQERVLVHLN; encoded by the coding sequence ATGAAAAAAGGGATCAAAAATCAATTATCGATGGGTCTAATATTATCCTTGCTCGTCCTGTTGCTTGCTGCTTGTGGAAATTCGGCCAAGGCTGAGGAAACAACGAATGGAAATGCTGGCACCAAAGAGTTAAGTCTGACCGAGATCGAGAATAAAGCTAAAGAAGAAGGCAGTGTTATCAGTGTGGGAATGCCGGATTCCTGGGCGAATTGGAAAGATACATGGAGTGATATGAGTAGTAAGTATGGTCTTACACATTCAGATACGGATATGTCGAGCGCGGAGGAAATTGCCAAGTTTGATGCAGAAAAAGATAAGCCAACGGCTGACATTGGAGATGTAGGGATCGCTTTTGGATCGGTTGCCGTAGATAAAGGAGTAACACAGCCTTATAAAACGTCCTACTGGGATGAAATCCCCGATTGGGCTAAGGATAAAGACGGAAATTGGATTGTCGGCTATCAAGGCACAATTTCTTTTCTGACGAACACCAAGCTTGTGGCTAATCCACCGAAGAGCTGGGAAGATCTGAAGAACGGCAGCTACAAAATCATCGTTGGCGATGTAACCAAAGCTGCTCAAGCTCAGATGGCTGTATTGGCGGCAGCAATTGCCTTTGGCGGTGATGAGTCGAACATTGAGCCGGGGATCGCTTTCTTCGAGGACTTGGCTAAAAAAGGACGCCTCTCCAATGCAGAAGCTTCCCTTGCCAATATCGAAAAAGGGGAAGTAGAAGTTACCCTGCTGTGGGATTTCAACGCTTTGAACTATAGAGATCAAATCAACAAAGATGGCTTCGCGGTAGCCATTCCGAAGGAAGGCAGTGTGGTGAGCGGTTATGCAACGATCATTAACAAATATGCACTGCATCCTAATGCTGCGAAGCTGACTCGTCAGTACATCCTTAGTGATGAAGGACAGATTAATCTTGCCAAAGGGTACGCTCGTCCGATCCGTGACAGCGTAACGCTGCCGGATGATGTTGCGGCTAAGCTGCTGCCAAAAGAGGAATATGTCAATGCTAAGCCTGTTGGTGATTACAAGGTGTGGGAAGAGACAGCTAAGACCATTCCGCAATTATGGCAGGAACGTGTGCTTGTGCATTTGAACTAG
- a CDS encoding ABC transporter permease: MKQKSRGVILALIPFALMVLAFQLVPVLSMLTGSFQKADGTGFTLGNYLHALQSPYYMQAIKNSLLISLTSSLIGIIVGLFCAYCITRFTPKVRDRLLMLSNMTSNFAGVPLAFAYIILLGNNGVFTLLFKQWGWSVFADFDLYSWSGLILVYVYFQVPLALLLLYPSFYGIREQWREAASLLGAGPWQFWKTIGLPILTPAIFGTLGILFANAMGAYATAYALVGGNYNLLAVRIGSLVAGDVVTQPEMGSTLAVLLGLITILAVYLNHLMVRRTERFGAKTLSKSNVKAKSSRRLWTAASEEARQ; this comes from the coding sequence TTGAAACAGAAAAGCCGCGGTGTGATTCTGGCACTCATTCCGTTTGCACTGATGGTGTTGGCATTTCAGCTGGTACCTGTATTGTCCATGCTGACGGGAAGTTTCCAAAAGGCAGACGGAACTGGGTTTACGCTAGGCAATTATCTGCATGCACTGCAAAGTCCCTATTACATGCAGGCGATCAAGAACAGCTTGCTAATCTCTTTAACTTCAAGTCTGATAGGGATCATTGTCGGACTTTTTTGTGCATATTGTATTACTCGGTTCACTCCAAAGGTAAGGGACAGACTCTTAATGCTGTCGAATATGACCTCTAACTTTGCGGGGGTCCCGTTAGCTTTTGCATATATTATTTTGCTCGGAAATAACGGGGTGTTTACGCTTTTATTCAAACAGTGGGGCTGGAGTGTTTTTGCCGACTTTGATTTATATAGCTGGTCTGGTCTGATTCTGGTGTATGTCTATTTTCAGGTTCCGTTAGCCTTACTGCTCTTATATCCGTCTTTTTATGGCATTCGTGAGCAGTGGAGAGAGGCGGCGTCCTTGCTGGGGGCAGGACCGTGGCAGTTCTGGAAGACGATTGGGCTACCGATTCTAACCCCGGCGATATTTGGCACGCTCGGGATTCTTTTTGCCAATGCAATGGGCGCGTATGCCACGGCTTACGCATTGGTTGGCGGCAATTATAATCTGCTGGCGGTACGTATCGGTTCTCTGGTTGCTGGGGATGTGGTTACTCAGCCTGAAATGGGGAGTACGCTTGCTGTTTTGCTCGGTCTGATTACGATTTTGGCAGTTTATTTGAATCATCTGATGGTTCGGCGCACGGAAAGATTTGGAGCTAAAACGCTCAGTAAATCGAATGTAAAAGCCAAATCTTCTCGGCGCTTATGGACAGCAGCCAGTGAGGAGGCGCGGCAATGA
- a CDS encoding ABC transporter permease translates to MNIRKAGFAPRTFMLMLMAYLLLPLLATGIYAFAQDWQNTLLPQAWTLNWFGEMFKDIRFLEALWTSLYLCLISVVLSLAVMLPAVFVITIYFPRWENFMKVIVVLPYAVPGVVAAVGLIRTYSSGPLDIAGTAYLLVGAYFVVILPYMYQGIRNSLLTVNAVELLHAAELLGARRRTAFVNVILPNIWPGVIVSTLLSFSVLFGEFVLTNMLVGGHIQTIQVYLYQRMGESGHLASAIAISYFLFILVLSMVLMKLGKKMGGGVKG, encoded by the coding sequence ATGAATATACGTAAAGCGGGCTTTGCTCCGCGTACCTTCATGCTAATGCTCATGGCGTATTTATTACTTCCACTGCTGGCAACCGGTATTTATGCCTTCGCGCAGGACTGGCAGAATACCTTGTTGCCTCAAGCATGGACATTAAATTGGTTCGGAGAAATGTTTAAGGATATTCGTTTTTTGGAGGCGCTTTGGACCTCCCTGTATTTATGTCTGATCAGTGTAGTACTGAGTCTGGCCGTGATGCTGCCAGCTGTTTTTGTCATCACCATTTATTTTCCGCGTTGGGAGAACTTTATGAAGGTGATCGTTGTTCTGCCTTATGCGGTGCCCGGTGTAGTGGCTGCGGTGGGTCTTATTCGTACCTATTCCTCTGGTCCCTTGGATATCGCTGGAACAGCTTATTTATTGGTGGGAGCATATTTTGTAGTCATTCTTCCCTATATGTATCAGGGCATTCGCAATAGTCTGTTGACCGTTAACGCCGTAGAGCTGCTGCATGCTGCAGAATTGCTTGGAGCCCGCCGCAGAACGGCTTTTGTAAATGTGATTTTGCCAAATATCTGGCCTGGGGTTATCGTTTCGACCCTGTTATCATTCTCTGTTCTGTTTGGCGAATTTGTTCTTACCAACATGCTAGTTGGCGGACATATTCAGACGATTCAGGTATATCTATATCAAAGAATGGGCGAAAGCGGGCATTTAGCCAGCGCGATTGCGATCTCGTATTTTCTGTTTATTCTAGTCCTTTCGATGGTACTGATGAAGCTTGGCAAAAAGATGGGGGGAGGCGTTAAGGGATGA
- a CDS encoding ABC transporter ATP-binding protein has protein sequence MNDYLKLQGIRKMFGDTCVLDNIDLEIREGELVTLLGPSGCGKSTLLRCIAGLSELDGGRIVLENKDLVNLPPRKREVGMVFQSYALFPNLTVSQNIEYGMKMRGVSKSARRSRCEELLALVDLEEKRDDYPQSLSGGQQQRVALARSLAVQPKVLLLDEPLSALDAKIRKNLRAEIRDIQKRFNMTTLFVTHDQEEALILSDRICIMNGGRIVQDGTPEGLYTAPRTEFVARFMGSYNVLTRPEVMALFHGIDSGMDSFAIRPEAVTLLHEGAGQQEAAAGAQLVNGMIKSVSVLGNIIRCTVEAEGIRLTVDLLNDGRWLRVGEGDKVTLALNPSELLHLEREGA, from the coding sequence ATGAACGATTATCTGAAGCTGCAGGGTATACGTAAAATGTTCGGTGATACCTGTGTGCTAGACAATATAGATTTAGAGATTCGCGAAGGGGAGCTTGTGACGCTGCTGGGGCCCTCCGGTTGTGGCAAAAGTACGTTACTTCGCTGCATAGCTGGCCTTTCGGAACTGGATGGCGGCAGAATTGTTCTGGAAAATAAAGATCTGGTAAATCTGCCGCCCCGTAAACGCGAGGTGGGGATGGTGTTTCAGTCTTATGCTCTATTCCCTAATTTGACAGTGAGCCAAAATATTGAGTATGGAATGAAAATGCGTGGAGTATCCAAATCCGCCAGACGTAGCCGCTGCGAGGAACTGCTTGCTTTAGTTGATCTGGAGGAGAAGCGGGATGACTATCCGCAGTCACTCTCCGGTGGACAGCAGCAGCGTGTAGCATTGGCCCGTTCTCTAGCCGTGCAGCCCAAAGTATTACTGCTGGATGAACCCCTGAGTGCACTCGATGCCAAGATTCGCAAGAATCTACGTGCTGAAATTCGCGATATTCAGAAGCGTTTTAACATGACGACCCTATTCGTTACGCATGATCAGGAAGAGGCGCTGATCCTATCCGACCGTATCTGTATTATGAACGGTGGGCGAATTGTTCAGGATGGAACACCGGAAGGACTGTATACGGCGCCGCGGACAGAGTTCGTTGCCCGGTTCATGGGTAGTTATAACGTATTGACTCGGCCTGAAGTGATGGCGCTGTTCCATGGAATAGATAGTGGGATGGACAGCTTTGCCATTCGTCCCGAAGCCGTAACGCTGCTGCATGAGGGAGCGGGTCAACAGGAGGCTGCTGCCGGAGCGCAACTGGTGAATGGAATGATTAAATCGGTGTCTGTGCTTGGAAATATCATTCGATGTACGGTTGAGGCTGAAGGAATCCGCTTAACGGTTGATCTTTTAAATGATGGACGCTGGCTGCGGGTTGGAGAAGGGGACAAAGTCACATTGGCGCTGAACCCTTCCGAGCTTTTACATTTAGAGCGAGAAGGAGCGTGA
- a CDS encoding alkaline phosphatase family protein, whose product MSEMTNKLIVVVLDGLRYDAARKYMGYLEHLVEQGSLSCYRVQSELPSLSRPLYEVLLTGTPVSKNGITANHIVRPSHEESVFHLAVGANLRTAAVAYHWVSELYNSAPFDPLADRHQHNVMKPIQHGSFYFEDHYPDSHVFADAVYLRSAYDPHFIYIHSMNIDDAGHRYGGESKEYELSVRNADGLLATVLPIWMEQGYKILITADHGMNANGYHGGVTSSERDVPLYTFGVDVLSSEKEDQVIPQLRLAPLMCHCLGLAPSAAMSKEGLSPFVQKQLHHEGAEPLPLG is encoded by the coding sequence ATGTCGGAAATGACCAATAAACTCATTGTGGTTGTCTTGGATGGACTTAGATATGATGCTGCTCGCAAGTACATGGGGTATCTGGAGCATCTTGTGGAGCAAGGATCCTTATCTTGTTATCGAGTGCAGTCAGAATTACCCAGTCTATCACGCCCGCTTTATGAAGTGCTCTTAACGGGTACACCCGTGTCCAAAAATGGAATTACGGCCAACCATATTGTGAGACCAAGCCATGAAGAAAGTGTATTTCATCTGGCAGTGGGCGCTAATTTGCGTACAGCTGCTGTTGCCTATCATTGGGTCAGTGAGCTTTATAATTCAGCCCCTTTTGATCCGCTGGCTGATCGTCATCAGCATAATGTGATGAAACCGATACAGCATGGGAGCTTTTATTTCGAAGATCACTATCCTGACAGCCATGTGTTTGCCGACGCTGTGTATTTACGGAGTGCTTATGATCCGCATTTTATATACATTCACTCCATGAATATAGATGATGCCGGGCATCGTTATGGCGGGGAGAGTAAGGAATATGAGCTTTCCGTGCGTAATGCCGACGGTCTGCTGGCCACTGTTTTGCCCATTTGGATGGAGCAGGGGTATAAGATTCTGATTACGGCCGATCATGGAATGAACGCAAACGGGTACCATGGTGGGGTCACCTCTTCCGAGCGGGATGTGCCGTTATATACGTTTGGAGTAGATGTGTTGTCTTCCGAAAAAGAGGATCAAGTAATTCCCCAGTTGCGGTTAGCGCCGCTAATGTGCCATTGCTTGGGGCTTGCTCCTTCGGCTGCAATGAGCAAGGAAGGCTTGTCTCCTTTTGTACAGAAGCAATTACATCATGAAGGTGCTGAGCCCTTGCCACTGGGATAA
- a CDS encoding DUF6953 family protein: protein MEVTAQDVAEWMVKEIRFTGTLYQTAAIEYVKENFGEQFVFVNENGNASLSKEVKKAFRKLHGGKIAWDRDGFLWAWT, encoded by the coding sequence ATGGAAGTAACAGCACAAGATGTAGCGGAATGGATGGTTAAGGAAATTCGGTTTACGGGTACCTTGTATCAGACCGCGGCGATTGAATATGTGAAAGAGAATTTTGGGGAACAATTTGTATTTGTGAATGAGAATGGCAATGCCTCACTGTCCAAGGAAGTAAAGAAAGCTTTCCGAAAGCTGCACGGCGGCAAAATCGCGTGGGATCGCGATGGATTTTTGTGGGCGTGGACTTAA
- a CDS encoding UvrD-helicase domain-containing protein, protein MNKLLFHNIPLGATGERIPQAAVASAQTSKELVKREEGDSAYFRRLEEGGILLNRPQIAAVRHHKGPLLTLAGAGSGKTSVLICRTGYLLSVRGVSPSQLLLLTFSSKAAAEMRERIALLPGVSTADVARLQARTFHSFFLFFLRRQGLQQEIFSETRRQHILLKQIMRELGLPKDAYPPETLLSLLSSCKMNMGTVEDLPESTTAEKEMKSILEIYEQWKLDNFKIDFDDVLLIAYRMLKERPVLLQELQMRYLYVMVDEFQDTNALQYELVKMVAHPQHNLMVVGDDDQTIYSFNGARSEFILEFEKLYPGAKVITLDINYRSGPAIVGLGNGIIRHNTRRRSKTLQAAKGSGSQPRYMRPQTADEEAEQMIEHILNEVSSGKREYSDFAMLYRASSSNRAVLELLLLRDIPYIDYGEGQLLYEHWLISPVLDHLRLSVNRRNFAAMENILPTLYMNREKGMNHIRQMEARQPKQGPLIHLLSMPGMEDFKGTKLRDRLDLIRNIRELTPIQAIRQIRTQFYDYFIEANERHQATLHRETLKEMLDELESSAARFDSIPAFLDFIDNVTERNEHNRQPGTKEQGNRIALMTIHKSKGLEFPVVFLIGASEGILPHSSALEGDRLKDRKLAAGSSGASSLAALEEERRLAYVAVTRAREELFISSPAQHRGKKAEVSRFMLSAFRSAVSSTAATTVGRAVTTRTVTTRALPTSRTTTTKTHVVPVWNCTGSSCPGWTRMKAGGAEDHLTSKPCPLCSSPMAKDQREVPV, encoded by the coding sequence TTGAATAAGCTCTTATTTCATAATATCCCGCTGGGTGCTACCGGCGAACGCATCCCGCAGGCAGCTGTAGCTTCAGCACAGACCAGCAAGGAGCTGGTGAAGCGGGAAGAGGGAGACTCCGCTTATTTCCGTAGGCTGGAGGAAGGCGGCATCCTGCTCAACCGCCCGCAGATTGCCGCAGTGCGGCATCATAAAGGGCCGCTGCTGACACTGGCCGGCGCAGGCTCCGGCAAAACCTCGGTTCTGATCTGCAGAACCGGTTATTTGTTGTCCGTGCGCGGCGTCTCGCCGAGTCAGCTGCTATTGCTGACTTTCTCGAGTAAAGCCGCGGCAGAAATGCGCGAACGAATCGCCCTGCTCCCCGGAGTCAGCACAGCTGACGTCGCGCGGCTACAGGCTCGTACGTTTCATTCTTTTTTCTTGTTTTTCTTGCGCAGACAGGGATTGCAGCAGGAGATTTTCAGTGAGACACGGCGCCAGCACATCCTATTGAAGCAGATCATGCGTGAGCTCGGACTGCCGAAGGATGCTTATCCACCGGAAACCCTACTCTCACTGCTCTCTTCCTGCAAAATGAACATGGGCACCGTGGAAGATCTGCCAGAAAGCACCACCGCCGAAAAAGAAATGAAATCCATTCTGGAAATATACGAACAATGGAAACTAGACAATTTCAAAATCGACTTCGATGATGTCCTCTTAATCGCTTATCGGATGCTGAAGGAGCGTCCGGTGCTTTTGCAAGAGTTGCAGATGAGATATCTGTACGTGATGGTCGATGAGTTCCAAGATACGAACGCCTTGCAGTACGAGCTTGTCAAAATGGTCGCTCACCCACAGCATAATCTAATGGTGGTTGGTGACGATGACCAGACGATTTATTCCTTCAACGGAGCGCGCAGTGAGTTCATTTTAGAGTTCGAAAAACTCTATCCGGGAGCAAAGGTTATTACTCTCGATATCAACTACCGCTCAGGCCCAGCTATTGTGGGACTTGGCAACGGCATTATCCGGCACAATACACGCCGACGCTCCAAAACCCTGCAAGCCGCAAAAGGTAGTGGAAGTCAGCCACGATATATGCGTCCGCAAACTGCAGATGAAGAAGCGGAGCAGATGATCGAGCATATTTTAAACGAGGTCTCTAGCGGCAAAAGAGAATATAGCGACTTCGCCATGTTGTACCGGGCGTCGAGCAGCAATCGGGCCGTTCTCGAACTACTCCTTTTACGCGACATTCCCTATATTGATTATGGTGAAGGGCAATTACTGTACGAGCACTGGCTGATCTCTCCGGTGCTGGATCATTTGCGACTCTCCGTGAATCGGCGGAATTTTGCAGCAATGGAGAACATCCTGCCGACGCTATATATGAATCGTGAAAAAGGCATGAATCACATCCGCCAGATGGAGGCTAGACAGCCCAAACAAGGACCGTTAATCCACCTATTGTCTATGCCTGGCATGGAAGACTTCAAGGGAACTAAGCTAAGAGATCGGCTTGATCTAATCCGGAATATACGCGAACTGACCCCAATACAAGCAATTCGGCAGATTCGTACCCAATTCTACGATTATTTCATCGAAGCGAATGAACGGCATCAAGCAACCTTACATCGCGAGACGCTAAAAGAAATGCTAGATGAGCTAGAATCTTCCGCGGCACGTTTCGACAGCATCCCTGCCTTTCTTGATTTCATAGATAATGTCACGGAGCGTAACGAGCATAATCGCCAACCAGGTACTAAAGAGCAAGGCAACCGGATTGCACTAATGACCATTCATAAATCAAAAGGGCTAGAGTTCCCTGTTGTGTTTTTAATTGGAGCGTCTGAGGGGATTCTTCCGCATAGCTCTGCACTGGAGGGTGACCGGTTAAAAGATCGCAAGCTTGCTGCCGGAAGCAGCGGAGCTTCAAGCCTAGCCGCGCTGGAGGAGGAACGGAGACTGGCGTATGTGGCCGTTACGAGAGCCCGAGAGGAGCTGTTTATCAGCTCACCTGCACAGCATCGCGGTAAAAAAGCGGAGGTTTCCCGCTTCATGTTATCCGCCTTTCGTTCAGCTGTTTCTTCCACAGCAGCAACTACGGTGGGTAGAGCAGTAACAACAAGAACAGTGACGACAAGAGCCTTGCCGACCAGCCGAACAACCACAACAAAAACCCATGTCGTTCCGGTATGGAATTGCACGGGCAGCAGCTGTCCTGGTTGGACACGCATGAAAGCTGGCGGAGCCGAGGACCATCTAACCTCGAAGCCCTGCCCTCTATGTAGCTCGCCTATGGCAAAGGATCAGAGAGAAGTTCCAGTATGA
- a CDS encoding DUF6492 family protein has product MPSPNKVRIRHAVTIDVLIPAIEKDLATLPYVIDAVRTHVKHPIGRILIVAPKKTRILDFCRKKGCTFVDENTVLPITKKDIHYRSRKWERSGWLFQQLLKLNGDKLCTADYFLVIDADTVLIAPHRFREKGKTIFYSRNWSQPQYFTTYRKLMGRRAASASSFVTHYMLFERSQLAQMKREIEVKHQKPWYSAILHSMDRTKQFAFSEFETYANYLYSKNRGGMRIQKARNKGLHMNAGQLSKQKLNELAEKYRSLSFHKRKGYVRTTSSKSGTGGR; this is encoded by the coding sequence ATGCCCTCACCCAATAAGGTCCGCATAAGACATGCCGTTACCATAGATGTGCTTATTCCGGCTATCGAGAAGGATTTGGCTACCCTCCCTTATGTTATTGACGCTGTCCGAACTCATGTTAAGCATCCGATAGGTCGAATACTGATTGTCGCACCAAAAAAGACACGGATATTGGATTTCTGCCGAAAAAAGGGCTGTACCTTTGTCGATGAGAATACAGTCCTTCCGATTACTAAAAAAGATATCCATTACCGTTCACGGAAATGGGAAAGATCCGGTTGGTTGTTCCAGCAATTGTTGAAGCTGAATGGTGACAAGCTGTGTACGGCTGACTATTTTTTAGTCATCGATGCAGATACGGTCTTAATCGCTCCTCATCGTTTCCGTGAGAAGGGAAAGACGATTTTTTACAGCCGTAATTGGAGTCAGCCTCAGTACTTTACAACCTATAGGAAGCTAATGGGTAGGAGGGCGGCATCTGCTTCATCTTTTGTGACGCATTATATGCTGTTTGAGCGCAGCCAATTGGCTCAAATGAAAAGAGAGATTGAAGTGAAGCATCAGAAGCCTTGGTATTCGGCGATTTTACACAGTATGGACCGCACTAAGCAATTTGCTTTCTCTGAATTCGAAACCTATGCGAACTACTTGTATTCGAAGAATCGTGGGGGCATGAGGATCCAAAAAGCACGTAATAAAGGTCTCCATATGAATGCAGGCCAGCTATCCAAACAGAAGCTGAACGAGCTGGCGGAAAAGTATAGATCGTTGTCTTTTCATAAACGAAAGGGGTATGTGAGAACAACGAGCAGTAAGTCCGGCACAGGGGGGCGATAG
- a CDS encoding sugar phosphate nucleotidyltransferase translates to MLLSGGSGKRLWPLSNEIRSKAFLKLLPTENGGMESMIERVCRGLDEAGLLDSSCIVTHSSQVEITRKSVGDQVSLLAEPQKRGTFTAVALAASYLHSVKKIDLEEIVVVIPVDSYVEASFFKQLQQFPSVLSESQADIALIGVTPEFPSTQFGYILPGEGSSDMSFLNVKQFAEKPDEETAAGFISHGGLWNCGVFSCSLGYLLSSMIERSLPVDYMELLKRYDELPERSFDYEVLEHTRRAVVIPYTGVWADIGSWDALTPHLQEKVIGRGSISEDSKGTHLVNELSCPVHIIGAPGLIVAAGPDGILVAGIEQAKRIKQKLEGHAAKPMIEEKRWGSSRILDFSRTAAGVEVTTSKITMLAGKHTSYHFHRHTKEIWSFLSGNGEYRMNGVLHGVAAGDTVMVPAGSRHGLRALTPLELIIIELVAFPDVGDYVRVCAEWEGEDNSLDHLR, encoded by the coding sequence GTGCTCCTTTCAGGGGGATCGGGAAAGAGGCTGTGGCCGTTGTCGAATGAAATCAGGTCAAAGGCATTCTTGAAACTTCTTCCAACAGAAAATGGCGGTATGGAGTCGATGATTGAGCGAGTATGCAGAGGGCTGGATGAGGCAGGATTGCTGGATTCAAGCTGTATTGTAACCCATAGCAGTCAGGTGGAGATTACTCGCAAATCTGTGGGGGATCAGGTTTCCTTATTGGCGGAGCCGCAAAAGCGGGGAACCTTTACTGCGGTTGCTCTGGCGGCGAGCTATTTGCACTCCGTGAAGAAAATAGATTTGGAAGAGATCGTAGTGGTCATTCCGGTGGATTCATATGTGGAGGCTTCTTTTTTTAAACAGCTTCAACAATTTCCCAGCGTGCTGTCCGAATCACAAGCGGATATTGCCCTGATCGGTGTTACGCCTGAATTCCCATCCACACAGTTCGGGTATATTTTACCCGGTGAAGGTTCGAGCGATATGTCCTTTTTAAATGTTAAGCAGTTTGCGGAGAAGCCAGACGAAGAGACGGCGGCAGGGTTCATTTCCCATGGAGGACTATGGAACTGCGGGGTGTTTTCCTGCTCACTAGGCTACCTGCTCTCAAGTATGATAGAACGGAGCCTCCCGGTTGATTACATGGAGCTATTGAAGCGTTATGACGAATTGCCAGAACGAAGTTTTGACTATGAGGTGCTGGAACATACACGGCGAGCGGTAGTTATCCCTTATACCGGAGTCTGGGCCGATATTGGCAGTTGGGATGCGCTTACCCCTCATTTGCAGGAAAAGGTAATTGGCAGGGGGAGCATTTCTGAGGATTCAAAAGGAACCCATTTGGTGAACGAGCTCTCTTGTCCCGTGCATATCATCGGAGCTCCGGGATTAATCGTGGCGGCAGGTCCAGATGGCATTTTGGTTGCTGGGATCGAGCAGGCGAAACGGATTAAGCAGAAGCTGGAGGGGCATGCTGCAAAGCCGATGATTGAAGAAAAGCGGTGGGGAAGCTCTCGCATCCTGGATTTCTCACGAACAGCAGCAGGAGTTGAGGTCACGACCTCCAAAATTACCATGTTGGCAGGGAAGCACACTAGCTATCATTTTCACAGGCATACCAAAGAAATATGGTCTTTTCTTTCTGGAAATGGAGAGTACCGTATGAACGGCGTTCTTCATGGGGTTGCTGCCGGAGACACGGTCATGGTACCTGCTGGATCGAGACATGGTTTGCGGGCGCTTACCCCGCTAGAATTGATCATTATTGAACTGGTGGCATTTCCTGACGTGGGGGATTATGTACGTGTTTGTGCTGAATGGGAGGGGGAGGACAACTCCCTTGATCATTTGAGGTGA
- a CDS encoding Cof-type HAD-IIB family hydrolase, with protein MLIALDMDGTLLNEEGQISPKNREAIIKAQNLGHIVIIATGRSFMDAERQLRLADLECPVVSLNGAVVTLSDRTLAASTPLNKEDIIPALRWMNEIPDLYYEVYTEDNVYVELNKRVRLEKLSALSEEEVPEEVSWLLKAMIDQQFQQAAVTYVESMEEIWSKEENVIYKTLAFSLNRELLKEASTRFAAIPGLIITASHVNNIEINHEDANKGSGVAMLAAHYGIPLKDVAVMGDSYNDQPMFEVAGYRIAMANAAPILKEMAEFVTVSNEEDGVAVGLEHLLNLSRESQK; from the coding sequence ATGCTGATTGCTTTAGATATGGATGGAACATTGCTGAACGAAGAAGGACAAATTAGCCCAAAGAACCGCGAGGCGATTATAAAGGCTCAAAATTTAGGTCATATCGTAATTATTGCTACGGGACGCTCTTTTATGGATGCGGAACGACAGCTACGGCTAGCGGATCTGGAATGCCCTGTGGTCAGTCTGAATGGCGCAGTAGTCACACTGTCTGACCGCACGCTCGCAGCAAGTACACCGCTGAATAAGGAAGACATTATTCCTGCGTTACGCTGGATGAATGAAATTCCGGATTTGTATTACGAAGTATACACAGAGGACAACGTATATGTAGAACTAAATAAACGGGTTAGATTAGAGAAATTATCTGCATTAAGTGAAGAAGAAGTCCCAGAGGAAGTCAGCTGGCTGCTAAAAGCAATGATCGATCAGCAGTTTCAACAAGCAGCGGTAACTTACGTAGAGAGTATGGAAGAGATCTGGAGCAAAGAGGAAAACGTCATTTATAAAACGTTAGCTTTTTCTCTAAACCGTGAACTGCTCAAAGAAGCCTCCACCCGCTTTGCCGCGATCCCTGGCCTCATTATCACAGCCTCCCATGTCAACAATATCGAGATTAACCACGAAGATGCCAACAAAGGCTCCGGTGTAGCTATGCTCGCCGCCCATTATGGAATCCCACTAAAGGATGTAGCCGTAATGGGTGACAGCTATAATGATCAACCGATGTTCGAGGTGGCTGGCTACCGAATTGCCATGGCTAATGCAGCTCCGATACTCAAGGAAATGGCTGAATTCGTTACCGTCAGCAATGAGGAAGATGGAGTGGCGGTAGGACTTGAGCATCTTTTGAATTTGAGCAGAGAATCTCAAAAGTGA